TTAAGGCGTTCAAGCCGGACTTGATAGCTTTTACGTCTTTAACCTGTCATGTAAATGCAGTTATAGGTTTGGCAGTTAAAATAAAACATTACTGGCCGTACGTAAAAATAGTCATAGGCGGGCAACATGCCACCGTGAAACCCGAAGACTTTGAAATCCCTCAGGTAGATTATATTGTAAGGGGCGACGGCTATTCTGTGATGCGAGAGTTAATGGTCTCCCCGGGTTCTGAAAAGAATATTGTCGGCTTGAGCAGTAATGATGGCGGTAGTTTTAATAAAACAGCAGTAAGGGATTATGAAGATTTAGATACCCAGCCATTTCCCCGCAGAGAACTGGTGAAAAAATATTCCTCAAGCTACAGGTACGAAT
This genomic window from bacterium contains:
- a CDS encoding cobalamin-dependent protein (Presence of a B(12) (cobalamin)-binding domain implies dependence on cobalamin itself, in one of its several forms, or in some unusual lineages, dependence on a cobalamin-like analog.); protein product: MIKDMSCNKVLLIYPPTNSIGGTSDSLWMLEPLGLEYVAAACSESQVLIIDMRFEPDIFRAIKAFKPDLIAFTSLTCHVNAVIGLAVKIKHYWPYVKIVIGGQHATVKPEDFEIPQVDYIVRGDGYSVMRELMVSPGSEKNIVGLSSNDGGSFNKTAVRDYEDLDTQPFPRRELVKKYSSSYRYEWHFGVSSIRTSVGCPFKCSFCSVDALSAGKYIKRSVKNIVSELESISSRI